The genomic DNA TTCCGCCGGACCGATGTTCGACGGAGGGACGCGGGAGTTTCGAGAGATTTGGGTGGGAGTCCGGGCAACGCTCTTTCCCGTCGGACCCTTGGCTCGGCACATGGCCAGGAACGTCTTCGAGGAGTCGGTCGGGGCGGCGCTCGTCACGGCGGCACTCGCTGGGATCGCGGGCGTCGCGGGATCGTACGCGCTCGCGGGGTTCACGCCCGCCTTCCTCGCGTCGCCGATCACCTCGTTTCTGACGGCGGTGATGCCGAGCGCGGTGCTCCAGTTCGCGATCGTCACGCTCACCGACGTCGGCCAGGCGTTCGGGATCGAGCATCTCGGCCAGCAGGCCAACCTGTTGCTCGCGCTCACGCTCGGTGCGGGGCTGCTCGGCGCGCTGGCCCTCGCGGCGCTCGCGACCGGCTACCGACTCGACAGCCAGGCCGCCGCGGTGAGTCTCGCAGGGCTCGGCGCGTGGCTCGCGACCGCCGTGCTGACGGGCGCGCCGATCCCCTCGCTCGGGGCCGGCGTCGGGAGCGCGGTCGTCGTCGGCGTCGCCACCGCCGTGCTCGTGACAGCCGACGACGGCACCGCCGAATCGGGGATCTCGCGCGGCCGGCGGACGATGCTCGGGAGCCTCGCGAGCGCGCTCGGGGTCGGCATTCTCGGATACGTGCTCGGGAGTCGCAACGCCGGAGCCTCGGCACAGGAGGCGTCGCTTTCGAGCGTCACCAACGGCTCAAGCGATGCGAACGGAACGGGCGGCGCGGGTAGCGAAACCGGCAACGACACGAACGGTGGTGGATCGGGCGCTGCCGAAGAGGGCAACAGCAGTGCCAACGCCCAAGATCGATCGGTCGACGATCTCCTCGCCGACGCCGAGGCGGCGTCGTTCGCGATCGAGGGGCTCGAAGGGCTCGTCAGCGGCGACGATTTCTACCAAGTCGACACCGCGAACCCCAACCCGGACGTGAACAAGGACGACTGGACGCTCTCGATCACGGGCGCTGTCGGGGGCGAGCAGACGTTCGACTACGACGAGATCACGTCGATGGGTTCGGAGAATCGGTTCATGACGCTACGGTGTGTCAGCGACCCACGCAACGGGAAGAAGATGGACAACGCGCTCTGGACCGGCGTTCCGATGGAGCGCGTGCTCGACGGCGTGGACCTCCAGGGGAAGTTCGTGATGGCTCGGTCGGTCGACGGCTACTACGAGGAGTTCCCGGTCGAGGCGCTTCGTACGGGATTCCTCGCCTACGGGATGGACGGCGAGGTGCTCCCACGCGCTCACGGCTACCCCGTGCGCGCGCTGATCCCCGGCCACTGGGGCGAGATCAACGTCAAGTGGATCGACGAGCTCGAGATCCTCGATCGCCCGGCGAAGGGGTTCTGGGAGAAGAAGGGCTGGAAAGGTACTGGCCCAGTGCACACGGTCGCGAAGCTCCACGCGACGAACCGTGCGGACGGGCGGGTCACGGTCGCCGGCCACGCGAACGCCGGGGTTCAGGGAATCGAACGCGTCGAGGTCTCGACCGACGGTGGGAACTCGTGGAACGAGGCCGAACTCTCCCCGGTCCTGACGCCGAACCTCGGTGGCGACGTCTGGCGGCAGTGGCGGTACGACTACGACGCGCCCGGCGAGCAACACGAGGTCGTCGTCCGCGCGGTCGACGGTACTGGAACCCTCCAGCCGAAGAAGGAAACCGGACGGTTCCCGAGCGGTTCGATGGGCTGGGTCTCGAAGACGATCGAACAGTAGTCGATTCGCCCGAACTGCTTCGGAGCGATTCCTCGCGTCAGTTCAGCACTCCGACCAGCCGCACGATTCGCATGTCTTGCAGCCCTCGGAGTAGTACAGCGACAGCGAGCCACACGAGGGACACTCGGGGCTCTCGCCGCTGTCGATCATCGCCTGCACGTCGCCCGTCGAACGGTCAGTGCCGGCGTCGGTTCCCGGCCCACCGGGCGCGTCGGCCCGCGTGCCGCCGTCGGGTTCGGTCGTCCCACTCTCGGTTTCCTCGCTTGCGATCTCGTCGAGGTTGCGCTGCTGGGGGTAGGTCTTCTCGATCTCGCCGTCGAGATACCGCCGCATCGCGGTGCCGATGGCGTCAGGAATCGACTGGATCTGCTCGCCCTTGTCCCACGCCACCTTCGGGCTCCGGGTGCCGTCGAGTTCGTCGACGATCTCGTCGGGATCGACGCCCGATCGGAGTGCGGTCGAGATGACCTTCGCCAGCGCCTCGGTGAAGGAGTTCGTGAACCCGCCCGAGTGGCCGATGTTGGCGAACAGTTCGAACGGTCGCCCCTGGTCGTCCTCGTTGATGTTGACGTAGAGCTTGCCGTACCCGGTGTCGACGCGCTGGGTCACGCCGTGGAGCACGTCGGGCCGGGGCTGTTTCGCGGCGTAGACCGGCTCGGTGTCGACCACCGACGCGAGATCGGCGTCGAGCGCCGCACGGACGTCCTCGTTGTCGAGGAAGCCCTCGATCCCGCCGAACACCTCCTCGATCTGCTCGACGAGGACCGCCGCAGCCTCGCCCTCGTCGGCGAACTCGGCGTTGTCCGCCCGGGTCGTGAGGACCTGCTTCGAGCGCGTGCCGTCCCGGTAGACCGTGACGCCCTTCCCGCCGTTGTCGTAGATGTAGCGGTACACCTCGTCCATGTCCTCCTTCGACGCGCTGTTCGGGAAGTTGCAGGTCTTCGAGATCGCCGAATCGACGCCCGCCTGGCACGCCACCTGGACGCCCGCGTGCTCGATGCCCGAGAGATCGGAGGTGACGACGAACAGCTCGCCGATGGCGTCGGGCACGCTGTCGAGCCCCTCGACGCCGTCGAACTCGTTGCCACCCATCTGCTCTTGGGCCTCTCGCTTCACGGCGTCGACGTCGATATCGTTGGCCTCCAACACCCGGAGGAAGTAGTCGTCGAACTCCACCAGCATCTCGTCGCCCTGAACGTCGTCGGAGACGTTCTTGTAGTAGGCGACATTATAAATGGGCTCACAGCCGCCGGTGGTGTTGCCGACCATCGAGGTCGTGCCGGTGGGGGCGATGGTCGTCGTGTTGTGGTTCCGGATCGGGAACCCCTCTTCCCAGTCGTCGGCCGACTCGCCGGTCTGGGCCTCGAACCACTCGCGGTACGCGGTGGGGTCGGCGTACTTCGAGTTCTCCCAGTCCTCGAAGCTCCCGCGCTGTTCGGCGAGTTCGTGGGAGGCGTGCTTCGAGCCGTGGTTGATCCGACGCATGAGCTGGCGCGCGATCTCGTTGCCCTCCTCGGAGCCGTAGCGCACGCCCAACTGGATGTATAGCTGGGCGAGCCCCATGATCCCGAGCCCGATCTTGCGCATTTCTCGAACTTTCTGCTCGATCTTTTCGACCGGGAAGTCGCTCATCGTGACGACGTTTTCGAGGAACCGAGTGCCGAGTTCGATCCGACGGTCGAACGCCTCGGTGTCGATAGCTTCCTCCAGATAGGCTTCGATCGCCGCATCCTGGGTGTCGTACTCGTCGGCGTGCTCGTCGGACCAGACCCGCCAGTCCGGCGCATCGCTCGCGGCGAGCGTCGAGAGATTGATGTGCCCGAGATTACAGGCTTCGTACTCCTCCAACGGCTGCTCGCCACAGGGATTTGTAGCTAAAATTTCATGTTCTGGGTGCTCCTCGACGTCGAAGGAGTGTTCCTTGTTCACGCGTTCGAGGTAGATCACGCCGGGCTCGCCGTTCTGGTAGGCCCCGTCGACGATGTGTTCCCAGAGATCGGCCGCGGGGATCGAGAGCTCCTCGCCGACCTCGACGTGCTCGCCGAGGCCGTAGCAGTCGTAGAGCTCCTTGGTCTCGGCGGTGGCGATGTGCGGCTCTTCGGTCCGGGGATTGGTGAACGTGAACTCGCCGCCCTCTTCGAGTGCGTCCATGAAGTCGTCGGTCACGCCCACCGAGATGTTGAAGTTCGAGAGATGCCCTTCGACGGCGTTTCGAAGGTGCTCCGGGACCCTGCCCTCGTCGTCGATGAGCTCGCGGGCCTCCTCCAGCGCGTCGACGAACTGGGTGTGGGTGAAGTCGTCGGGGTCGTTCAGCCGGAGCGAGTGCGCGAGCGAGACATCCTTGTTCTTCGCGTGGATGAACTGGATGACGTCGGGGTGGCTGACGCGCATCACGCCCATCTGGGCTCCACGACGTGCGCCGCCCTGGGCGATCGTCTCGCACATCTGGTCGTACGTGCGCATGAACGTGATCGGCCCCGAGGCGATCCCGCCCGTGGACCCCACGGCGTCGCCGTACGGCCGTAGTTTCCAGAACGCGTAGCCCATGCCGCCGCCGGACTGGAACACCTGCGCGGCCTCCTTCGCGGTCTCGTGGATGTCGTCGATGTCGTCGCCCGGCGAGTCGACGAAACACGCCGAGAGCTGCTGGAGTTCGTCGCCCGCGTTCATCAGCGTCGGCGAGTTCGGCATGAAGGAGAGCTCCTCCATCGAGTTCTGGAACGCGTCGGCGGTCTCCGCGACGTGCTCGCGGATCTCGTCGGGGAGGTCGGGAACCACGGTTTCGTAGGCGAACTTGTTGACGTTGTACGCCGAGAGGGTGGTTTCGGCGTCGTCCTCGGCGGT from Halococcus agarilyticus includes the following:
- a CDS encoding adenosylcobalamin-dependent ribonucleoside-diphosphate reductase, translated to MSRAGSADEVTLPVKRTDGDTLEERLTANAYDNILPARYLRKDSDGELVETQEDLFVRVARNVALAEAVFEAERQDTEITVTPEQLKPDHPRRDDLASEVFGKGTTAEDDAETTLSAYNVNKFAYETVVPDLPDEIREHVAETADAFQNSMEELSFMPNSPTLMNAGDELQQLSACFVDSPGDDIDDIHETAKEAAQVFQSGGGMGYAFWKLRPYGDAVGSTGGIASGPITFMRTYDQMCETIAQGGARRGAQMGVMRVSHPDVIQFIHAKNKDVSLAHSLRLNDPDDFTHTQFVDALEEARELIDDEGRVPEHLRNAVEGHLSNFNISVGVTDDFMDALEEGGEFTFTNPRTEEPHIATAETKELYDCYGLGEHVEVGEELSIPAADLWEHIVDGAYQNGEPGVIYLERVNKEHSFDVEEHPEHEILATNPCGEQPLEEYEACNLGHINLSTLAASDAPDWRVWSDEHADEYDTQDAAIEAYLEEAIDTEAFDRRIELGTRFLENVVTMSDFPVEKIEQKVREMRKIGLGIMGLAQLYIQLGVRYGSEEGNEIARQLMRRINHGSKHASHELAEQRGSFEDWENSKYADPTAYREWFEAQTGESADDWEEGFPIRNHNTTTIAPTGTTSMVGNTTGGCEPIYNVAYYKNVSDDVQGDEMLVEFDDYFLRVLEANDIDVDAVKREAQEQMGGNEFDGVEGLDSVPDAIGELFVVTSDLSGIEHAGVQVACQAGVDSAISKTCNFPNSASKEDMDEVYRYIYDNGGKGVTVYRDGTRSKQVLTTRADNAEFADEGEAAAVLVEQIEEVFGGIEGFLDNEDVRAALDADLASVVDTEPVYAAKQPRPDVLHGVTQRVDTGYGKLYVNINEDDQGRPFELFANIGHSGGFTNSFTEALAKVISTALRSGVDPDEIVDELDGTRSPKVAWDKGEQIQSIPDAIGTAMRRYLDGEIEKTYPQQRNLDEIASEETESGTTEPDGGTRADAPGGPGTDAGTDRSTGDVQAMIDSGESPECPSCGSLSLYYSEGCKTCESCGWSEC
- a CDS encoding molybdopterin-dependent oxidoreductase, encoding MARNVFEESVGAALVTAALAGIAGVAGSYALAGFTPAFLASPITSFLTAVMPSAVLQFAIVTLTDVGQAFGIEHLGQQANLLLALTLGAGLLGALALAALATGYRLDSQAAAVSLAGLGAWLATAVLTGAPIPSLGAGVGSAVVVGVATAVLVTADDGTAESGISRGRRTMLGSLASALGVGILGYVLGSRNAGASAQEASLSSVTNGSSDANGTGGAGSETGNDTNGGGSGAAEEGNSSANAQDRSVDDLLADAEAASFAIEGLEGLVSGDDFYQVDTANPNPDVNKDDWTLSITGAVGGEQTFDYDEITSMGSENRFMTLRCVSDPRNGKKMDNALWTGVPMERVLDGVDLQGKFVMARSVDGYYEEFPVEALRTGFLAYGMDGEVLPRAHGYPVRALIPGHWGEINVKWIDELEILDRPAKGFWEKKGWKGTGPVHTVAKLHATNRADGRVTVAGHANAGVQGIERVEVSTDGGNSWNEAELSPVLTPNLGGDVWRQWRYDYDAPGEQHEVVVRAVDGTGTLQPKKETGRFPSGSMGWVSKTIEQ